In one Chitinophagaceae bacterium genomic region, the following are encoded:
- a CDS encoding DUF4249 domain-containing protein, with the protein MFYACSTEIDLNLPDPEPRIVVEGYIENGRQPFVLLTRNAPYYGDLDLNDLDSYLVRNAVVKVKSEGVEEILPEICLSTLPPALREELLIELGVSPKNFDVNNFEICVYISLNPQIIGETGKTYELYVLAGDEELTASTHIPDLLTLDSLWYVKNTEGDNDSLYTVFMEYTDPDTIGNYIRYSSKRNSEPFYGVWAIDDRLINGQTVVLPLRRGQGRFDEFDIETFGYYFKGDTAIIRWASIDKAHFDFWNTMEFEMVPSGPFGTPTEIMSNINGGLGIWGGYAAYYDTLYILGN; encoded by the coding sequence ATGTTTTATGCATGTTCAACAGAGATTGATTTGAATTTACCTGATCCTGAACCTAGAATAGTAGTAGAAGGTTATATTGAAAATGGCAGGCAACCATTTGTTCTTTTAACAAGAAATGCACCTTATTACGGGGATTTAGATTTAAATGATTTAGATAGCTATCTAGTAAGAAATGCTGTAGTTAAAGTAAAATCCGAAGGAGTAGAAGAAATATTGCCGGAGATATGTCTTTCAACCTTGCCGCCTGCACTCAGGGAAGAATTATTAATAGAACTGGGTGTTTCACCAAAAAACTTTGATGTAAATAACTTTGAAATATGTGTGTATATTTCTTTAAATCCGCAAATAATTGGAGAAACAGGTAAAACCTATGAGCTTTATGTACTGGCGGGGGATGAAGAGCTTACCGCTTCAACTCACATTCCTGATTTATTGACACTTGATTCCCTGTGGTATGTTAAAAATACAGAAGGGGATAATGATTCACTATATACTGTTTTTATGGAATATACTGATCCGGATACAATTGGAAATTATATAAGATATTCATCTAAGAGAAATAGCGAGCCCTTTTATGGTGTATGGGCAATAGATGACAGGTTAATTAACGGACAGACTGTTGTGCTACCTCTGCGCAGGGGTCAAGGTCGTTTTGATGAGTTTGATATAGAAACATTCGGCTATTATTTTAAGGGAGATACAGCAATTATTCGTTGGGCATCAATTGATAAAGCCCATTTTGATTTTTGGAACACTATGGAGTTCGAAATGGTACCCTCGGGGCCATTTGGTACACCAACTGAAATAATGAGTAATATTAATGGAGGTTTGGGAATTTGGGGAGGATATGCAGCTTATTATGATACATTGTATATCTTAGGGAATTGA
- a CDS encoding T9SS C-terminal target domain-containing protein gives MKKNLFILCSLLISNFLWAQYPLVSINDLQFVDQQSLAAGNNESAYLGDTVQVEGVVMFDPCAYALSGTQSRIGTWLQDEQNPGPWSGIHVLIDPGALQGYTGSLSDLDQSVNFIDNFQVGNKVVATGVVTQFSGYTQIVLLPVASQVTGFSALPSPNSASISDFMISDGAGGQIQQLSTGEPYSGTLILLENVRVVDVSAGTGGATGRYFWSVQDNSGNKMQIRDVSGFIRNTDTDEFCTGSTYTPGTFSPPNLNALLDTLQGMVVEFDGNYYIAPRTLSDIGNVMASPPIISNIKRNPIVASSSDNVTITATVIDTDGSVDNVDLMYSFGWGNTNYQSIAMSQTGSTDEWSGQIPATGSDSTYVNFYIVAEDNDGNETVFPDPAVTSSFYYVINAGISDISIIQNTPLPNGNSIWEGDTLKNIDIRGVVTASDKQYDLGQVAIQDGNSPWSGIFVQGDGVSNLLRGDSIQITQAFVREQFGLTILQNVSFTLISSQNDIPEPVLGLNPDSINLQVISQGEAYEGMLIGFENAFVVNKNADEPQNFGEFVINTDENALSGLRVDDRSNNLPFGFNMDSLEIGDEFDYIYGILSYTFSNFKLWPRNLADIDGYNTEYPKRITSFLFLDLSPVAAGSINQQTDSISIVVPEGTDVTSLTPTIEFQGQSVFPESGTVNDFSTPKEYTVTAPIDMTTRTYTVSVEVVVSVQELLEKTISFYPNPAKERVNISWYQNEQEDVELSLYDINGKRVFNSVRSFMPGPANTAIQLWNLNTGVYILKIQSKDAVYSHRIQVVR, from the coding sequence ATGAAAAAGAATTTATTTATCTTATGTTCATTGCTAATCAGCAACTTTCTATGGGCACAGTATCCATTGGTTTCTATCAACGACTTACAGTTCGTAGATCAACAGTCTTTGGCTGCAGGGAATAATGAATCGGCTTATTTAGGCGATACAGTACAAGTTGAAGGAGTAGTAATGTTTGACCCATGTGCTTATGCATTGAGTGGAACTCAAAGTCGAATTGGAACCTGGCTTCAGGATGAGCAGAATCCGGGCCCCTGGAGTGGAATCCATGTGCTGATAGATCCGGGTGCTTTACAAGGTTATACCGGAAGTTTATCAGATTTAGATCAATCAGTAAATTTTATTGACAATTTTCAAGTTGGGAATAAAGTAGTGGCTACCGGAGTCGTAACTCAATTTAGCGGCTATACTCAGATAGTATTACTCCCTGTAGCATCTCAGGTTACAGGGTTTTCGGCATTACCTTCACCAAATTCTGCTTCTATTTCTGACTTTATGATCTCTGACGGTGCCGGTGGTCAAATCCAGCAATTATCAACCGGTGAGCCATACTCAGGCACTCTGATTTTATTAGAAAATGTTAGGGTTGTTGATGTTAGTGCCGGAACAGGTGGAGCAACCGGTCGCTATTTTTGGTCAGTTCAGGATAATTCAGGTAATAAAATGCAAATCCGGGATGTCTCCGGATTCATAAGAAATACGGATACAGATGAATTTTGTACAGGTTCAACATATACTCCGGGAACATTTTCTCCTCCGAACTTAAATGCTTTATTAGACACTCTGCAGGGTATGGTTGTGGAATTTGATGGTAACTACTATATAGCTCCCAGAACTCTTAGTGATATAGGAAATGTGATGGCTTCTCCACCGATAATTTCAAATATTAAAAGAAATCCCATTGTAGCTTCTTCATCTGATAATGTTACCATTACAGCAACTGTAATCGATACTGATGGATCAGTTGATAATGTAGATTTGATGTACAGTTTTGGCTGGGGGAACACAAATTATCAATCAATTGCTATGAGTCAGACTGGTTCAACAGATGAATGGTCAGGACAGATACCGGCTACCGGTTCAGACAGTACATATGTTAATTTTTATATAGTTGCTGAAGATAATGATGGAAATGAAACTGTATTTCCTGATCCGGCAGTAACTTCTTCATTTTATTATGTAATAAATGCAGGAATATCTGATATTTCTATCATCCAGAATACACCTTTACCAAATGGAAATTCAATTTGGGAAGGAGATACTTTAAAGAATATTGATATCAGGGGCGTGGTAACAGCTTCAGATAAACAATATGACTTAGGGCAGGTAGCTATTCAGGACGGCAATTCACCCTGGAGTGGTATTTTTGTTCAGGGGGATGGAGTTTCTAATTTGCTAAGAGGAGATTCAATTCAAATAACTCAAGCTTTTGTGAGGGAACAATTTGGTTTAACTATATTGCAGAATGTTTCGTTTACATTAATTTCTTCTCAAAATGACATTCCGGAGCCTGTTTTAGGATTAAATCCTGACTCAATTAATTTACAAGTAATTTCTCAGGGAGAAGCTTATGAAGGAATGTTAATTGGTTTTGAAAATGCATTTGTAGTAAATAAAAATGCAGATGAACCACAAAATTTTGGGGAGTTTGTAATCAATACGGACGAAAATGCTCTAAGTGGTTTAAGAGTAGATGACCGTTCAAATAATTTACCATTTGGTTTTAATATGGACTCTCTTGAAATTGGAGATGAGTTTGACTATATTTACGGTATCCTCTCATATACTTTCAGTAATTTTAAGTTATGGCCAAGAAATTTGGCTGATATTGATGGATATAATACAGAATATCCAAAGAGAATAACCAGCTTCCTGTTTTTAGACTTAAGCCCTGTTGCTGCGGGTAGTATAAATCAACAGACTGATTCAATTAGTATAGTTGTTCCTGAAGGAACGGATGTTACAAGTTTAACTCCTACTATTGAATTTCAAGGTCAAAGTGTATTTCCTGAGTCCGGTACAGTCAATGATTTTTCAACTCCTAAGGAATACACAGTTACTGCGCCAATTGATATGACTACCAGAACATATACTGTTTCTGTTGAGGTAGTTGTAAGTGTTCAGGAGTTATTGGAAAAAACAATTTCTTTTTATCCTAATCCGGCTAAAGAAAGAGTTAATATCAGTTGGTATCAAAATGAACAAGAAGATGTTGAGCTTTCACTTTATGATATTAATGGAAAAAGAGTGTTTAATTCTGTAAGGTCATTTATGCCGGGTCCTGCGAATACAGCTATTCAATTATGGAATTTAAACACCGGTGTATATATTTTGAAGATACAGTCGAAAGATGCAGTATATTCTCATAGAATACAGGTTGTAAGATAA
- the trxB gene encoding thioredoxin-disulfide reductase codes for MEDSQIERIKCLIIGSGPAGYTAAIYAARANLNPVLYQGIEPGGQLMLTTEVENYPGYPEGVQGPEMMEDFRKQAERMGTQVRFGMVTEVDFSKAAPHKVIVDDNKEILADAVIISTGASAKWLGIESEKRLNGHGVSACAVCDGFFYKGQDVAIVGGGDTACEEALYLSKLCKTVHMFVRKDEFRASKVMQERVLKTTNITVYWNTETDEILGDKVVEGVRILNNKTNEKKEIPITGFFVAIGHTPNTSLFKTFIDTDEQGYIITKTGSTKTNVEGVFASGDVQDKIYRQAVTAAGTGCMAALDAERYLGEKGIA; via the coding sequence ATGGAAGATAGTCAGATTGAGAGAATTAAGTGTTTAATCATTGGTTCCGGACCGGCCGGATACACAGCAGCAATTTATGCAGCAAGAGCAAACCTTAACCCAGTGTTATATCAGGGAATAGAACCGGGTGGTCAATTGATGCTCACTACAGAAGTAGAAAATTATCCCGGATATCCGGAAGGTGTTCAGGGTCCGGAAATGATGGAGGATTTCAGGAAACAAGCTGAGAGAATGGGAACACAGGTTCGCTTTGGAATGGTTACAGAAGTTGATTTTTCCAAAGCGGCACCTCACAAAGTGATTGTGGACGATAATAAGGAAATTTTAGCAGATGCTGTTATTATTTCTACCGGTGCTTCTGCTAAATGGTTGGGAATTGAATCTGAAAAAAGATTAAATGGTCACGGAGTTTCTGCTTGTGCAGTTTGTGACGGCTTTTTTTATAAAGGTCAGGATGTTGCAATAGTTGGGGGAGGCGATACAGCTTGTGAAGAAGCCCTTTACCTTTCCAAATTATGTAAAACAGTACATATGTTTGTGCGAAAAGATGAATTTCGTGCATCAAAAGTTATGCAGGAAAGAGTTTTAAAAACAACTAACATCACAGTTTACTGGAATACAGAAACAGATGAGATCTTAGGTGACAAAGTCGTTGAAGGTGTGCGTATCCTCAATAATAAAACTAATGAGAAAAAAGAAATTCCCATTACAGGCTTTTTTGTAGCTATTGGTCACACACCCAATACTTCGCTGTTTAAAACGTTTATAGACACTGACGAACAAGGTTATATAATTACAAAAACCGGTTCGACTAAGACAAATGTTGAAGGCGTATTCGCTTCCGGTGATGTGCAGGATAAAATTTACAGACAAGCCGTTACTGCAGCAGGAACAGGATGCATGGCTGCTTTGGATGCTGAGCGTTATTTGGGAGAGAAAGGAATAGCCTGA
- a CDS encoding DUF4369 domain-containing protein — MYSLRFIILIVFLSLQHCLAKELSDIFKIEGQFTELPINKDIYFYLYSYNGNQREVLDSVKVLKSGAFTLKIEKELEPGIYEVSLNNALFASIILTGKEESLQLEASYMQWQTGYIQPGSSKENELLKLLRELVAHRNSQLNRVRQNIEALYTTDPFYNTKRNSFLEEEQKVLSIYNVQINRLKGFYRDTYTAEVICPFYIEPVLSDFPELAEKFDNEKAFLNRHYFFYIDFTDNRKIQSPLFYEKVHRYFEQYTHPTLLGYKSGLEYLLSLSSENENARNAVLEISKSYFENTDQSDLWSKIYEKLSEQHISISK; from the coding sequence ATGTATTCTCTCAGATTTATAATTTTAATAGTTTTTCTTTCTTTACAGCATTGTCTGGCTAAAGAATTGTCTGATATTTTTAAAATTGAAGGTCAATTTACTGAGTTACCAATAAATAAAGACATTTACTTTTACTTATACTCTTATAATGGTAATCAAAGAGAGGTACTAGATAGTGTTAAAGTTTTAAAGAGTGGTGCTTTTACATTAAAAATAGAAAAAGAATTAGAACCCGGTATCTATGAAGTGTCGTTAAACAATGCTTTATTTGCCTCAATAATACTAACAGGTAAAGAAGAAAGCTTACAGCTGGAAGCTTCTTATATGCAGTGGCAAACCGGTTATATTCAACCCGGTTCTTCAAAAGAGAATGAATTACTTAAACTTTTAAGAGAGTTAGTTGCACACAGAAATAGTCAATTGAACAGAGTGCGCCAAAATATAGAAGCACTATATACAACAGATCCATTTTATAACACAAAGCGAAATAGCTTTTTGGAAGAAGAGCAAAAAGTTTTATCGATTTATAATGTTCAAATTAATCGTTTAAAAGGATTTTATAGAGATACTTATACTGCCGAAGTTATTTGTCCATTTTATATAGAACCGGTGTTAAGTGACTTTCCTGAATTAGCTGAAAAGTTTGATAATGAGAAAGCTTTTTTAAACCGGCATTACTTTTTTTATATTGATTTTACAGATAACAGAAAAATTCAAAGTCCTTTATTTTATGAAAAAGTCCATAGATATTTCGAACAATATACTCATCCTACCTTATTGGGATACAAGTCCGGTTTAGAATATTTATTATCATTAAGTAGTGAAAATGAAAATGCAAGAAATGCTGTACTTGAAATTTCAAAAAGCTATTTTGAAAATACCGACCAAAGTGATTTATGGTCTAAGATTTATGAAAAACTAAGCGAACAACATATTTCAATAAGCAAGTAA
- a CDS encoding TonB-dependent receptor gives MSSCRLMILIFLFSPAFLFAQRYSISGYVSDAASGESLVGANVVIEELNRGSSTNEYGFYSITLEEGVYTIKVSFLGYEPFIETVELSENKRIHISLNPSDLLTEEVVVRGERSDRNIEGTDMGRVDFSIDKIRTLPVLLGEVDIMKTLQLLPGVQSAGEGNSGFYVRGGGADQNLVLLDEAVVYNPGHLFGFFSVFNGDAIRNATMIKGGIPAQYGGRLSSVIDISMKEGNNKEYKFSGGIGLLASRVLVEGPILSEKASFMISARRTYIDLFLDPLLENIRDGEFKGNSYFFYDFNAKINYRVSERSRFFLSGYFGRDVFNFRSPEQSLAIDIPWGNSTATFRWNYLINDRLFMNATAVYNDYNFSFSSKFQDEFQFNLASGIRDYNLKLDFDYFPNINHRVKTGLNYTYHSFDPYNATAISDDQEFEIDEVDTKYAHELAVYLQDDFSITDRLKVNIGLRGTVFQHTGPYKRYFLDNLDRPIDSVTYKPLEPVHTYWGIEPRFSMRYTIDGRSSLKAGIMNTKQYIHMVSSATTTLPTDLWVPSTKIVKPQNGWQYSVGYFRNFLNDQLETSVEVFYRTMDNQIEFKNSYTPNLYTDIEDSFVFGEGNAYGIEFFIQQNFGNFFGWIGYSLSYANRTFEDLNEGEPFPAKFDRRHDLSVTGSYQINDRWSVGILFVYGTGQAITVPTGRYFIEGNIVNQYEERNGYRMPAYHRMDLSATYSFPKKRRFESELVFSVYNVYSRRNPFFIFNNIEGNIFQGNVNVSAQQVSLFPILPSVSYNFNF, from the coding sequence ATGAGCTCTTGCAGGTTAATGATTTTAATTTTTCTTTTTAGTCCTGCATTTTTGTTTGCTCAAAGATATTCAATTAGCGGCTATGTAAGTGATGCTGCCAGTGGAGAATCTCTCGTTGGTGCAAATGTTGTAATTGAGGAACTCAATAGAGGGTCTTCTACAAACGAATATGGCTTTTATTCAATTACTTTAGAAGAAGGTGTGTACACAATTAAAGTAAGTTTTTTGGGCTATGAACCTTTTATTGAAACTGTTGAACTATCTGAAAATAAAAGAATACATATATCATTAAACCCGTCAGATTTACTTACTGAAGAAGTTGTTGTAAGGGGTGAACGTTCAGACAGAAATATAGAAGGTACAGATATGGGTAGGGTTGATTTTTCTATAGATAAAATCAGAACATTACCTGTTTTGCTTGGTGAAGTAGATATCATGAAAACGCTGCAACTATTGCCCGGAGTTCAATCTGCAGGGGAGGGCAATTCCGGATTTTACGTAAGAGGCGGTGGAGCAGATCAGAATCTGGTTTTATTAGATGAAGCTGTAGTCTATAATCCCGGTCATTTATTTGGGTTTTTCTCTGTATTTAATGGAGATGCTATACGAAATGCAACTATGATAAAAGGAGGTATTCCTGCGCAATACGGCGGTCGATTGTCTTCAGTGATTGATATTAGTATGAAGGAAGGCAATAACAAGGAATATAAGTTTTCAGGTGGCATTGGCTTATTGGCATCTCGCGTTTTGGTCGAAGGTCCGATTTTAAGTGAAAAGGCTTCATTTATGATAAGTGCCAGAAGAACCTATATAGATTTATTTCTGGATCCATTACTTGAGAACATCCGTGACGGAGAGTTTAAGGGAAATTCATACTTTTTTTACGATTTTAATGCAAAAATAAATTACAGAGTTTCTGAACGAAGTCGCTTTTTCTTAAGTGGTTATTTTGGAAGAGATGTTTTTAATTTCAGATCTCCTGAGCAATCTTTAGCAATAGATATACCCTGGGGAAATTCAACGGCAACTTTTAGGTGGAATTATTTAATCAACGATCGTTTGTTTATGAATGCAACGGCTGTTTACAATGACTATAACTTTTCTTTTTCTTCCAAGTTTCAGGATGAGTTTCAGTTTAATTTAGCATCCGGCATCAGAGATTATAATTTAAAGCTTGACTTTGATTATTTCCCAAATATAAATCATAGAGTAAAGACCGGACTTAATTACACTTATCATTCTTTTGATCCTTATAATGCTACGGCTATAAGTGACGATCAGGAATTTGAAATAGATGAAGTAGATACAAAATATGCACATGAGTTAGCGGTTTACTTACAAGATGATTTTAGTATAACTGACCGCTTAAAGGTTAATATAGGTCTCAGAGGAACTGTCTTTCAACATACAGGACCATATAAAAGATATTTTTTGGATAATTTAGACAGACCGATAGATTCTGTTACTTATAAACCCTTGGAACCTGTTCATACATACTGGGGGATTGAACCCCGGTTTAGCATGAGATATACCATTGACGGCAGGTCTTCACTGAAAGCCGGTATTATGAATACTAAACAGTATATTCATATGGTGAGTAGTGCAACTACAACTTTACCAACCGATTTGTGGGTGCCCAGCACTAAAATAGTAAAGCCTCAAAACGGTTGGCAATATTCGGTCGGATATTTTAGAAACTTTTTGAATGATCAGCTCGAGACTTCAGTAGAAGTGTTTTACAGAACTATGGATAATCAAATAGAATTTAAAAATAGTTACACACCTAATTTATATACTGATATAGAAGATAGTTTTGTGTTTGGTGAGGGAAATGCTTATGGTATAGAGTTTTTTATACAACAGAATTTCGGTAATTTTTTTGGATGGATTGGCTATTCTTTATCTTATGCTAACAGAACCTTTGAAGATTTAAATGAAGGAGAACCGTTTCCGGCCAAGTTTGACAGAAGGCATGACTTAAGCGTTACAGGCAGTTACCAAATTAATGACCGATGGAGTGTTGGAATTCTTTTTGTTTATGGAACCGGACAAGCAATAACAGTTCCAACAGGCAGATATTTTATTGAGGGAAATATTGTAAATCAATATGAAGAAAGGAATGGTTATCGGATGCCGGCATATCACAGAATGGATTTATCCGCAACTTACAGCTTTCCTAAAAAAAGACGTTTTGAATCTGAATTAGTTTTTTCAGTTTACAACGTATATTCCAGAAGAAATCCTTTTTTTATTTTTAATAATATTGAAGGAAATATTTTCCAGGGTAATGTAAATGTTTCAGCTCAACAAGTTTCTTTATTTCCTATTTTACCATCAGTGTCTTATAATTTTAATTTTTAA
- a CDS encoding dehydrogenase, with protein sequence MPEIDYNIDEFDNEQLIKLYKAILKPRKIEEKMLILLRQGKVSKWFSGIGQEAIATASTLALEEDEYILPLHRNLGVFTARNVPLKKLFLQFQGKEDGFTKGRDRSFHFGTNQYHITGMISHLGPQLCVANGIALANKINKNPKVTLAYTGEGGTSEGDFHEALNIASVWDLPVIFVIENNGYGLSTPSIEQYKCKQLADRGIGYGMEAKTIDGNNILEVYKTIDAFAKDLRKNPRPVLIECMTFRMRGHEEASGVKYVPKELLEQWTKKDPVTNYENFLIKKNILSDELKKEIHDEIASEIDKNWKEAYSTPAIEKANTQKEINDLFKPFDYKEVKTSASNTKEMRFIDAVSDGLNEAMKKHKNLVLMGQDIAEYGGVFKITDGFLEKYGKDRVRNTPICESGIIGAGLGLSIMKMKSMIEMQFADFVSSGFNPIVNNLAKVHYRWGQNADVVIRMPTGAGVGAGPFHSQSNEAWFFHTPGLKILYPSNPEDAKGLLLSAFEDPNPVMYFEHKALYRSLSAKVPLGYYTTPIGKAKVVKSGSSISIITYGKGVSWALETVNQNNIEDVEIIDLRSLLPFDWEEIKKSVIKTGKAIILHEDTLTGGIGAEISALINEHLFTYLDGPVLRVGGLDTPVPFNNILEENFLPKKRFEKALLSLLAY encoded by the coding sequence ATGCCGGAAATAGATTACAACATAGATGAATTTGATAATGAACAGCTGATTAAATTGTATAAGGCAATCCTAAAACCTCGAAAAATAGAAGAAAAAATGCTGATTCTTCTGCGTCAGGGTAAAGTTTCAAAGTGGTTTTCAGGTATAGGTCAGGAAGCAATTGCAACAGCAAGTACTTTGGCTTTAGAAGAAGATGAATACATACTCCCACTTCATAGAAATCTGGGTGTCTTCACCGCCAGAAATGTTCCCTTAAAAAAACTCTTTCTTCAGTTTCAGGGCAAAGAAGATGGATTTACAAAAGGTCGTGACAGAAGTTTTCATTTTGGCACAAATCAGTACCATATTACAGGAATGATTTCTCACCTGGGTCCACAATTATGTGTTGCGAATGGTATTGCTTTGGCCAATAAAATAAACAAAAACCCAAAAGTTACTTTAGCTTATACCGGCGAAGGTGGAACCAGCGAAGGGGATTTTCATGAAGCTTTAAATATAGCTTCTGTTTGGGATCTGCCTGTTATTTTTGTTATTGAAAATAATGGTTATGGCTTATCCACACCATCTATAGAGCAATATAAATGCAAGCAATTGGCTGACAGAGGAATTGGTTATGGAATGGAAGCTAAAACAATAGACGGTAATAATATTTTAGAAGTTTACAAAACAATAGATGCTTTTGCAAAAGACTTAAGAAAAAATCCAAGACCTGTATTAATTGAATGTATGACTTTTCGAATGCGGGGGCACGAGGAAGCTTCAGGAGTAAAATATGTACCTAAAGAACTTTTAGAGCAATGGACAAAAAAAGACCCTGTCACTAATTATGAAAACTTCTTAATTAAAAAGAATATACTATCAGACGAGTTAAAAAAAGAAATTCATGATGAAATTGCATCGGAAATAGATAAAAATTGGAAAGAAGCATATAGTACTCCTGCTATTGAAAAAGCGAATACCCAAAAGGAAATAAATGACTTGTTTAAACCATTTGACTATAAAGAAGTAAAAACATCAGCAAGCAATACCAAGGAAATGCGTTTTATAGATGCTGTCTCAGACGGATTAAATGAGGCTATGAAAAAACATAAAAATCTGGTATTAATGGGTCAGGACATTGCTGAATATGGTGGTGTATTTAAAATAACTGATGGATTTCTGGAAAAATATGGCAAGGATAGAGTCAGAAACACTCCTATTTGCGAATCAGGCATCATTGGAGCCGGTTTAGGCCTCTCAATCATGAAAATGAAGTCTATGATTGAAATGCAATTTGCAGACTTTGTTTCCAGCGGATTTAACCCTATAGTAAACAATCTGGCAAAAGTACATTATCGCTGGGGGCAAAACGCTGACGTTGTAATCAGAATGCCTACGGGTGCAGGTGTAGGTGCCGGCCCTTTTCATTCTCAGTCAAATGAAGCCTGGTTCTTTCATACACCCGGTCTGAAAATACTCTATCCGTCAAATCCGGAAGATGCCAAAGGTCTTTTACTCTCAGCTTTTGAAGACCCGAACCCTGTAATGTATTTTGAACATAAAGCTTTATACAGGAGTCTTTCAGCTAAAGTTCCCTTAGGATATTATACTACCCCTATCGGAAAAGCTAAAGTAGTAAAATCGGGTAGTAGCATCAGTATCATCACTTATGGCAAAGGTGTTTCATGGGCATTAGAAACAGTAAACCAGAATAACATTGAAGATGTAGAAATCATCGACTTAAGAAGTTTGTTGCCATTTGATTGGGAAGAAATTAAAAAAAGTGTCATAAAAACCGGGAAAGCAATTATTCTACATGAAGATACTCTGACCGGTGGAATTGGCGCAGAAATCAGTGCATTAATTAATGAACATTTATTTACGTATCTGGATGGTCCTGTTTTAAGAGTCGGAGGATTGGACACTCCCGTGCCTTTTAATAATATATTGGAAGAAAACTTTTTACCGAAAAAACGTTTTGAAAAAGCTTTGCTAAGCTTACTTGCTTATTGA